A single Pedobacter sp. PACM 27299 DNA region contains:
- a CDS encoding CapA family protein yields the protein MKSLNALALCFLSALLLFSCEGNRASVPTAPLVQTDSIQKKTIKDTINITAVGDIMLGSAYPSKANLPADDALNSFQAVTSYLKGDLVFGNLEGCFLNNGKSTKCKDTSGNSCFAFRMPERYAGIIKDAGFNVMSIANNHVGDFGSTGRKRTMAILDSLQINYAGLQSKPFQIFEIDSVKYAICAFAPNENTVSINNLPAAKELISRLKQQVDIVVVSFHGGGEGAKFEHVPKKNEIFYQENRGNVYEFAHGVIDAGADIVLGHGPHVTRAVELYKDKFIAYSLGNFCTYGMFSLKGPNGIAPLLQIKLNGKGDFIAAEVISVKQDKINGLRLDDQDAAFQKIKNLTDTDFPGHQLDFSEKGKISRKN from the coding sequence ATGAAATCATTAAATGCGCTCGCCTTATGCTTCTTATCTGCCTTATTGCTATTCAGCTGTGAAGGAAATCGCGCGAGTGTACCTACTGCTCCGCTTGTTCAAACAGACTCTATCCAAAAAAAAACAATAAAAGATACCATTAATATTACCGCAGTTGGCGATATCATGTTAGGCTCTGCCTATCCTAGTAAAGCAAATCTTCCTGCAGATGATGCCCTGAATAGTTTCCAGGCAGTGACCTCCTATTTAAAAGGAGACCTGGTTTTTGGCAATTTGGAAGGCTGTTTCCTGAACAATGGTAAATCTACCAAGTGTAAAGATACCTCAGGTAATAGTTGCTTTGCGTTCAGAATGCCAGAGCGATATGCTGGAATTATTAAAGATGCCGGATTTAATGTCATGAGCATTGCCAACAACCATGTAGGTGATTTTGGCAGCACAGGAAGGAAACGTACGATGGCGATACTGGATTCTTTGCAAATCAACTATGCAGGTTTACAGTCGAAACCTTTCCAGATTTTTGAAATAGACAGTGTAAAATACGCGATCTGTGCCTTTGCTCCTAATGAAAATACTGTTTCTATCAATAACCTTCCTGCAGCAAAAGAACTCATATCCCGCCTAAAACAGCAAGTAGATATCGTGGTCGTTTCTTTCCATGGTGGAGGTGAAGGTGCAAAATTTGAGCATGTTCCGAAGAAAAATGAAATCTTTTACCAGGAAAACCGGGGCAACGTCTACGAATTTGCCCATGGTGTAATTGATGCGGGTGCTGACATTGTATTAGGCCATGGCCCCCATGTCACGAGAGCTGTAGAATTGTATAAAGATAAATTTATCGCTTATAGCCTTGGCAACTTCTGTACTTACGGAATGTTCAGTCTGAAAGGTCCAAACGGCATTGCACCTCTCCTGCAGATCAAATTAAATGGCAAAGGTGATTTTATTGCTGCTGAAGTAATTTCGGTAAAGCAGGATAAAATCAACGGCCTACGACTGGACGATCAGGACGCTGCATTTCAAAAAATAAAAAATCTAACTGATACTGATTTCCCAGGACACCAGTTAGACTTCTCTGAAAAGGGCAAGATCAGTCGTAAAAACTAA
- a CDS encoding response regulator transcription factor — protein MAKSSKIYKNILVVEDNHAILDVITLILQSEAYKVTGLNKSINMMTHIEKSRPDLVIMDIMLPDGDGRELLTQLRSNANTAEIPVLMISARYTEANIQHGAFKPNGFLAKPFDIDDLLDRIEGILAGKVY, from the coding sequence TTGGCAAAAAGCTCTAAAATTTACAAAAACATACTCGTCGTTGAGGACAATCACGCCATACTTGATGTCATCACGCTGATCTTACAAAGCGAGGCGTATAAGGTAACCGGTCTCAATAAAAGCATCAATATGATGACGCATATTGAAAAATCCAGACCGGATCTTGTCATTATGGATATTATGCTGCCTGACGGAGACGGCAGAGAGTTATTAACTCAGCTCAGGTCTAATGCCAACACCGCCGAAATTCCCGTATTAATGATCTCCGCAAGATATACTGAAGCCAATATCCAGCATGGTGCTTTTAAGCCAAATGGATTTCTGGCCAAACCATTTGACATTGACGATTTACTAGATAGAATTGAGGGCATCCTCGCAGGAAAAGTATATTAA
- a CDS encoding nuclear transport factor 2 family protein — MNANQELITKFYTAFKNKDVAGMQDCYSDQATFSDPVFTDLNAAQVRAMWAMLIKSGKDMHVEFSAVKATENGATAHWDAHYTFSATGRKVWNQIDAQFLIEDGKIVQHRDHFDFYTWSKQSLGLTGKLLGWTSFLRNKVKKQASDKLAAYMSKNY, encoded by the coding sequence ATGAACGCCAATCAGGAACTCATCACCAAATTTTATACGGCCTTTAAAAATAAGGATGTTGCCGGAATGCAGGACTGTTATAGTGACCAGGCCACTTTCAGCGACCCCGTATTTACCGATCTGAATGCAGCACAGGTCCGCGCCATGTGGGCAATGCTGATCAAAAGCGGAAAAGATATGCATGTAGAATTTAGCGCGGTGAAAGCGACCGAAAATGGCGCGACAGCACATTGGGATGCTCATTATACTTTTTCGGCAACGGGAAGAAAAGTGTGGAATCAGATTGATGCGCAGTTCCTCATTGAAGATGGTAAAATCGTACAGCACCGGGATCATTTTGACTTCTATACCTGGTCGAAGCAATCGCTGGGACTTACCGGAAAGTTACTGGGCTGGACTTCCTTTCTAAGGAATAAGGTAAAAAAGCAGGCCAGCGATAAACTGGCCGCTTATATGTCCAAAAACTATTAA
- the pdhA gene encoding pyruvate dehydrogenase (acetyl-transferring) E1 component subunit alpha has translation MSAVEINKDTYLKWFESMLLMRKFEEKTGQLYGQQKIRGFCHLYIGQEAVVAGAISALRPEDSMITAYRDHAHALAKGVSANSIMAEMYGKATGCSKGKGGSMHIFSKEHNFYGGHGIVGGQVPLGAGIAFAEKYKGTKNVNVCYMGDGAVRQGALHEAFNMAMLWKLPVIFVCENNGYAMGTSVERTTNMTDIYKIGLGFDMPCAPVDGMDPVAVHTAMDEAAQRARNGDGPTFLEIRTYRYRGHSMSDPAKYRSKDELEAYKSKDPIEQVRETILQEKYADQAWIEEIEAKVKQIVDDSVKFAEESPWPEASELYTDVYVQTDYPYVQD, from the coding sequence ATGAGTGCAGTAGAAATTAATAAAGATACCTATCTGAAGTGGTTTGAGTCGATGTTGCTGATGCGCAAGTTCGAAGAAAAAACAGGTCAACTATACGGACAACAAAAAATCCGTGGTTTTTGTCATCTATACATTGGTCAGGAAGCTGTCGTAGCAGGAGCTATTTCAGCGTTAAGACCAGAAGATTCTATGATCACCGCATACCGCGATCATGCACATGCCCTTGCAAAAGGTGTGAGTGCAAACAGCATTATGGCTGAGATGTACGGTAAAGCAACAGGATGTTCAAAAGGTAAAGGTGGTTCTATGCACATATTTAGCAAAGAGCATAACTTTTATGGTGGACACGGTATCGTTGGTGGGCAGGTTCCATTGGGCGCAGGTATCGCTTTTGCGGAGAAATATAAAGGCACGAAAAATGTAAACGTTTGTTACATGGGTGATGGAGCGGTTCGTCAGGGCGCTTTACACGAAGCTTTTAATATGGCGATGCTGTGGAAGTTGCCAGTTATCTTTGTTTGTGAGAATAATGGTTATGCCATGGGTACTTCTGTAGAACGTACTACAAACATGACTGATATATATAAAATAGGTTTAGGTTTTGATATGCCATGTGCTCCTGTAGACGGAATGGATCCTGTAGCAGTGCACACTGCAATGGATGAAGCGGCTCAGCGTGCCAGAAATGGTGACGGACCAACTTTCCTTGAAATCAGAACTTATCGCTACCGTGGTCACTCCATGTCTGACCCAGCTAAATATCGTTCTAAAGACGAATTGGAAGCTTACAAATCGAAAGATCCAATTGAGCAGGTAAGAGAAACTATCCTTCAGGAAAAATATGCTGATCAAGCATGGATCGAAGAGATCGAAGCAAAAGTGAAACAAATCGTTGATGATTCTGTTAAATTTGCGGAAGAATCTCCATGGCCGGAAGCATCAGAATTGTATACGGATGTTTACGTACAAACTGATTATCCATACGTACAAGATTAA
- a CDS encoding C40 family peptidase, whose product MIKKFLFSTLIVACSLSAVHAQTKSKETNKLEDPDNLASQYFSQVMGVAVDATSNIKLYKFIYEWIGTPYRFGGNTKRGIDCSAFTKAIYDKVFNTTILRNSRDIFSMVDPLPKDELKEGDLVFFKIKSRSITHIGIYLGDNRFAHASSSRGVVISNLNEPYYSRYFYKGGRILDPVKNDLMEE is encoded by the coding sequence ATGATAAAAAAATTTTTGTTTTCTACCCTAATTGTCGCGTGCAGCCTCTCAGCCGTCCATGCACAGACAAAATCAAAAGAAACCAACAAATTAGAAGACCCTGATAATTTAGCTTCCCAATATTTTTCTCAGGTAATGGGTGTTGCGGTAGATGCAACTTCTAACATCAAACTTTACAAATTCATTTACGAATGGATTGGCACTCCTTACCGATTCGGTGGAAATACCAAAAGAGGGATTGATTGTTCCGCTTTTACAAAAGCGATTTACGATAAAGTTTTCAACACTACGATACTCCGCAATTCACGTGACATCTTCAGCATGGTAGATCCATTGCCAAAAGACGAGCTAAAAGAAGGAGATTTGGTGTTCTTCAAGATCAAAAGCCGCAGCATTACACATATCGGGATCTATCTTGGCGATAACCGCTTCGCTCATGCCTCTTCCAGTCGTGGAGTAGTCATCAGCAATTTAAACGAACCCTATTATTCAAGGTATTTTTATAAGGGTGGCAGAATTCTGGACCCAGTGAAAAATGACCTGATGGAGGAATAA
- a CDS encoding pyruvate dehydrogenase complex dihydrolipoamide acetyltransferase: MAEVVKMPKMSDTMTEGVMAKWHKKVGDKVKSGDVMAEVETDKATMDLESYWDGTVLYIGVEEGQSVPVDAVIAVIGKEGEDYKAALAAEEGAAAPKAEAAPAETAAPVEDKKEAAAAGITDADLEKIGVTVIRMPLLSDTMTEGVIAEWHKKVGDKVKNDDILADVETDKATMEVMGYADGTLLHIGVEKGAAAKVNGIMAIVGPEGTDISEFLKQGDAPAKPAADKKADAPVAEAAPAAETTAAPAEGSDRVKASPLAKRIAKDKGIDLAKVAGSADGGRIIKKDIENFKPAAAAAPQAATASAAPAEKSASVSIPQFIGEEKYTEKPVTQMRKVIAKRLSESLFTAPHFYLTMSIDMDGAIAARTKINEYAPVKISFNDMVLKAVAIALKQHPNVNSSWLGDKIRYNEHVNIGVAVAVEDGLLVPVVRFADGKSLSHISAEVKDFAQRAKAKKLQPSDWEGSTFTISNLGMFGIDEFTAIINPPDACILAIGGISQVPVVKNGAVVPGNVMKVTLSCDHRVVDGATGSAFLQTLKALLEEPVRLLV, from the coding sequence ATGGCTGAAGTAGTTAAAATGCCCAAAATGAGCGATACCATGACCGAAGGTGTGATGGCTAAGTGGCATAAGAAAGTTGGCGATAAAGTTAAAAGTGGCGATGTAATGGCCGAAGTGGAAACCGATAAGGCAACCATGGATCTTGAATCTTATTGGGATGGTACCGTTTTATACATTGGTGTAGAAGAAGGTCAATCCGTTCCGGTAGATGCAGTTATCGCTGTAATAGGTAAAGAAGGAGAAGACTATAAAGCGGCATTAGCGGCAGAAGAAGGTGCTGCGGCCCCTAAAGCTGAAGCGGCGCCTGCGGAAACAGCAGCTCCGGTTGAAGATAAAAAAGAAGCAGCAGCAGCTGGAATTACTGATGCTGATCTTGAAAAGATCGGTGTAACGGTTATCAGAATGCCTTTGCTAAGTGATACAATGACTGAAGGCGTAATCGCTGAATGGCATAAAAAAGTTGGTGATAAAGTGAAGAATGATGACATCCTTGCTGATGTAGAAACCGATAAGGCAACTATGGAAGTAATGGGTTACGCAGACGGAACATTATTACATATCGGTGTGGAAAAAGGTGCTGCCGCGAAAGTGAATGGCATTATGGCGATTGTTGGCCCGGAAGGAACTGACATCAGCGAGTTCCTTAAGCAAGGTGATGCACCTGCAAAACCAGCCGCTGATAAAAAGGCTGATGCTCCAGTAGCGGAAGCTGCTCCGGCAGCAGAAACTACAGCAGCCCCTGCTGAAGGTTCTGATCGCGTAAAAGCATCTCCATTAGCAAAGAGAATTGCGAAAGACAAAGGTATTGACCTTGCTAAAGTTGCAGGTAGTGCTGATGGCGGACGTATCATCAAAAAAGACATCGAAAACTTTAAACCTGCAGCAGCAGCGGCTCCTCAGGCAGCAACAGCAAGTGCAGCCCCAGCTGAGAAATCAGCTTCGGTCAGCATTCCTCAGTTTATTGGTGAAGAGAAATATACAGAGAAACCAGTGACTCAAATGCGTAAAGTAATCGCTAAGCGTTTATCTGAAAGCTTGTTTACTGCACCTCATTTCTATTTAACGATGTCTATTGATATGGACGGTGCAATTGCTGCACGTACCAAAATCAATGAATATGCACCGGTAAAAATCTCTTTCAATGACATGGTGTTAAAAGCAGTTGCGATTGCTTTAAAACAACACCCTAATGTGAACTCTTCTTGGTTAGGTGATAAAATTCGTTACAATGAGCATGTAAACATTGGTGTAGCTGTAGCTGTTGAAGACGGTTTATTAGTTCCTGTAGTTCGTTTTGCAGATGGCAAATCATTGTCGCACATCTCTGCGGAAGTGAAAGACTTCGCACAGCGTGCTAAAGCTAAAAAATTACAGCCATCGGATTGGGAAGGTTCTACTTTCACCATTTCTAACTTAGGAATGTTCGGAATAGACGAATTTACTGCCATCATTAACCCACCTGACGCTTGTATTCTTGCGATCGGCGGAATCTCTCAGGTTCCTGTAGTGAAAAATGGTGCTGTAGTTCCAGGAAACGTAATGAAAGTTACTTTAAGCTGCGATCACCGCGTAGTGGATGGCGCAACTGGATCTGCTTTCTTACAAACATTAAAAGCATTATTAGAAGAACCAGTAAGACTATTGGTATAA
- a CDS encoding SDR family oxidoreductase, whose amino-acid sequence MKILLTGANGYIGTRLLPVLLAAGHEVVCMVRDKRRFAEASDFCDQVQIITGDLLKPETLVEIPADIHAAYYLVHSMSASEHGFSELETASAQNFTAALKPSQCQQLIYLTGIVNDPGLSEHLSSRLAVEDVLKQSGIPLTILRAAIIIGSGSASFEIIRDLTEKLPVMVAPKWIKTKCQPIGIRDVLRYLSGVLSNEKAMQQTFDIGGPDILSYKEMMLQYAEVRHLKRFILTLPLLTPRLSSLWLNMVTSVPYALARSLVDSMKNEVVCKENYISSVVPGICLSYRKNLALAFEKIEQNSIVSSWKDALNRGYLDTSFMDQVKVPQNGTLEYKVKMPFERDPQEVFENIWSIGGNRGWYYANWLWNLRGFLDKLMGGVGTRRGRTSNASIHAGDVVDFWRVLLADQQNKRLLLFAEMKVPGEAWLEFKVIEFHGQYFLSQIATFRPSGLWGRIYWYAMFPFHIFLFNGMARRITQFKAQ is encoded by the coding sequence ATGAAAATCCTGCTGACCGGTGCTAATGGTTATATCGGCACCCGATTGCTGCCTGTTCTCCTAGCAGCCGGGCATGAAGTAGTCTGTATGGTGCGCGACAAAAGGCGTTTTGCGGAGGCTTCGGACTTTTGTGATCAGGTGCAAATCATCACCGGAGACCTATTAAAGCCTGAAACACTAGTTGAAATCCCTGCAGATATTCATGCCGCTTATTACCTGGTTCATTCTATGTCGGCCAGTGAACATGGCTTCTCAGAGCTGGAAACAGCCTCTGCACAAAATTTTACAGCCGCACTGAAACCCAGTCAATGCCAGCAATTGATTTACCTGACTGGTATTGTGAATGACCCCGGCTTATCCGAGCATTTAAGCTCCAGACTAGCCGTGGAAGACGTATTAAAACAATCTGGAATTCCTTTAACTATTTTAAGAGCGGCCATCATTATTGGTTCCGGAAGTGCCTCATTTGAAATCATCCGGGATCTGACGGAAAAATTACCCGTCATGGTAGCGCCAAAATGGATCAAAACGAAGTGTCAGCCGATTGGAATCCGTGATGTTCTCCGTTATTTAAGCGGTGTATTGTCAAATGAGAAAGCCATGCAGCAAACTTTTGACATTGGAGGTCCGGACATTCTGAGCTATAAAGAGATGATGCTGCAATATGCGGAGGTCAGGCATTTAAAGCGTTTCATCCTTACATTACCACTGCTTACCCCACGTTTATCGTCATTATGGTTAAACATGGTGACCTCCGTTCCTTATGCTTTAGCCAGAAGTCTGGTGGACAGCATGAAAAATGAGGTGGTTTGTAAAGAGAATTACATCAGCAGTGTTGTTCCTGGTATTTGTCTGTCGTATCGTAAAAATCTGGCGCTTGCTTTTGAAAAAATTGAACAAAATTCTATTGTTTCCAGTTGGAAAGATGCACTGAACCGGGGTTATCTGGACACCAGTTTCATGGATCAGGTCAAAGTTCCTCAAAATGGAACACTGGAATATAAAGTCAAGATGCCTTTTGAAAGAGATCCTCAGGAGGTTTTTGAGAATATATGGAGCATTGGCGGAAACAGAGGCTGGTATTATGCGAACTGGTTATGGAATTTAAGGGGATTTTTGGATAAACTGATGGGCGGTGTAGGCACACGCAGGGGCAGGACCAGCAATGCTTCCATACATGCAGGCGATGTAGTAGATTTCTGGCGGGTGCTGCTGGCCGACCAGCAAAATAAACGATTGTTATTATTTGCGGAAATGAAAGTCCCTGGAGAAGCCTGGCTGGAGTTTAAAGTCATTGAATTTCATGGTCAGTACTTTCTCTCACAGATTGCCACTTTCAGGCCTTCGGGATTATGGGGACGGATATACTGGTATGCCATGTTTCCATTTCACATCTTCCTGTTCAATGGAATGGCCAGACGAATCACCCAATTTAAAGCGCAATAA
- a CDS encoding SPFH domain-containing protein: MIYTYVIVVLALVILMSSFVTVKQGTIAVVTIFGKYRRLLRPGLSLKIPLFENIHSRISIQNRSVELSFQAVTQDQANVYFKAMLLYSVLNHDEETIKNVAFKFVDATNLMQALIRTIEGSIRAYVATQRQANVLAQRNEIVDHVKHQIDQVLETWGYHLQDLQLNDITFDEEIMRSMSRVVASNNLKAAAENEGQALLITKTKGAEADGNAIKIAAAAEREAAQLRGQGIALFRAEVAHGMTKAAQEMEEANLDISVILFTMWTESIKHFAENSEGNVVFLDGSTEGMNKTMKEMMAMQIQKRVDDKKDNL; this comes from the coding sequence ATGATTTATACGTACGTTATAGTGGTTCTTGCACTAGTGATTCTGATGAGTTCTTTTGTGACGGTCAAACAAGGAACTATTGCTGTAGTTACCATTTTTGGAAAATACAGAAGGTTATTAAGACCGGGCTTAAGTTTAAAAATTCCATTATTTGAAAACATTCATTCCCGGATCTCGATACAGAACCGTTCAGTGGAACTCTCTTTTCAAGCGGTTACTCAAGATCAGGCCAATGTGTACTTTAAGGCGATGCTGCTGTACTCTGTCCTGAACCACGATGAGGAGACCATCAAGAATGTAGCTTTTAAGTTTGTGGATGCCACGAACCTGATGCAAGCACTGATCAGAACCATTGAAGGATCAATCAGGGCTTATGTAGCTACCCAGCGTCAAGCCAATGTATTGGCACAGCGAAATGAGATCGTAGACCATGTAAAACACCAGATCGATCAGGTATTGGAAACCTGGGGTTACCATTTACAGGATCTTCAGCTAAATGACATCACCTTCGACGAGGAAATTATGCGTTCGATGAGTAGAGTTGTAGCTTCAAACAATTTAAAGGCCGCAGCTGAAAATGAAGGTCAGGCACTATTGATTACTAAAACCAAAGGTGCAGAAGCAGATGGTAATGCCATTAAAATTGCCGCAGCGGCAGAAAGAGAAGCTGCTCAGTTACGTGGACAAGGGATCGCTTTATTCCGCGCTGAAGTAGCGCACGGGATGACCAAAGCGGCTCAGGAAATGGAAGAAGCTAACCTCGATATTTCTGTCATCTTATTTACCATGTGGACAGAATCCATCAAGCATTTTGCAGAAAACAGTGAGGGCAATGTAGTCTTTCTGGATGGTTCTACAGAAGGGATGAACAAGACCATGAAGGAAATGATGGCCATGCAAATTCAGAAAAGAGTAGATGATAAAAAGGATAATCTTTAA
- the hisS gene encoding histidine--tRNA ligase: MSNIKPSLVKGTRDFSPQEMVKRNHIFDTIKTVFKKYGYAEIQTPTMENLSTLTGKYGDEGDKLIFKILNSGDFLSKAKPELLAAANSNALTSSISEKALRYDLTVPFARYVVMHQNDISLPFKRFQVQPVWRADRPQKGRYREFYQCDVDVVGSDSLLNEAEFILIYQEALSNLGLKDFTIKLNNRKILTGIAEIIGKPELIIDMTVAIDKLDKIGLDGVSKELLERGFTEEDLEKLKPVILLQGSNEEKLQSLRKVLAGSARGMDGIAEIETVFKYLQGLLQTTPDLRPDVELDITLARGLNYYTGCIFEVKTNEAAMGSIGGGGRYDDLTGMFGLKGLTGVGISFGADRIYDVLLELNLFPASAAAGTKVLISNFDEAAELYALPIVQQLRNADIAAELYPTAAKLKKQMSYADDKKIPYVILIGSDELESGLLTLKDMHSGVQEKLSLNDIMEKIKN; the protein is encoded by the coding sequence ATGTCGAATATTAAACCTTCTCTAGTTAAAGGAACCCGTGATTTTTCACCCCAGGAAATGGTCAAACGCAATCATATTTTTGATACCATAAAGACGGTATTTAAAAAGTATGGCTATGCCGAAATACAAACCCCAACGATGGAAAACCTGAGTACTTTGACAGGTAAATATGGAGATGAGGGCGATAAACTGATCTTTAAGATCTTAAACAGTGGTGATTTCCTTTCTAAAGCGAAACCAGAACTGCTGGCAGCAGCCAACTCAAATGCCCTGACTTCCTCGATTTCTGAAAAAGCATTGAGGTATGATTTAACAGTGCCTTTTGCACGTTACGTAGTCATGCACCAGAACGATATTTCCCTGCCTTTTAAGCGCTTTCAGGTGCAGCCGGTATGGAGAGCTGACCGACCGCAGAAAGGTCGCTACAGAGAGTTCTATCAGTGCGATGTAGATGTGGTAGGTTCAGACAGCCTGTTAAATGAGGCAGAATTTATCCTGATCTACCAGGAAGCATTGAGTAACCTTGGTCTTAAAGATTTCACGATTAAATTAAATAACCGCAAAATCCTTACTGGAATAGCAGAAATCATTGGTAAACCGGAGTTGATTATCGACATGACGGTAGCGATTGATAAGCTGGATAAAATCGGACTGGATGGCGTAAGTAAAGAGCTGTTAGAACGCGGATTTACAGAAGAAGACCTGGAGAAATTGAAGCCAGTCATTCTACTGCAAGGCAGCAATGAAGAGAAACTGCAAAGTTTACGTAAAGTATTGGCAGGTTCAGCAAGGGGAATGGACGGGATTGCAGAGATCGAAACGGTATTCAAATACCTGCAAGGATTGCTGCAGACCACGCCGGATCTTCGACCTGATGTAGAGCTGGACATTACCTTAGCACGCGGTTTAAACTACTATACCGGTTGTATCTTTGAAGTGAAAACAAATGAAGCGGCAATGGGCAGTATTGGTGGTGGTGGTCGTTATGACGATCTGACCGGTATGTTTGGCCTGAAAGGTTTAACCGGGGTTGGAATTTCTTTCGGTGCAGACCGCATCTATGACGTATTACTGGAACTGAATCTTTTCCCTGCATCTGCTGCGGCAGGAACGAAGGTCCTGATTAGTAACTTTGATGAAGCGGCAGAATTATATGCCTTGCCTATCGTACAGCAGTTGAGAAATGCCGATATCGCTGCAGAACTATATCCTACTGCTGCGAAGCTGAAAAAACAAATGAGCTATGCGGATGATAAAAAGATTCCCTACGTGATTTTAATTGGTAGTGATGAGCTGGAAAGTGGCCTTTTAACGCTAAAAGACATGCACAGCGGCGTTCAGGAAAAACTTTCCCTGAATGACATTATGGAGAAAATAAAAAATTAA